The following are from one region of the Prevotella communis genome:
- the rplB gene encoding 50S ribosomal protein L2, translating to MAVRKLKPVTPGQRHKIIGTFEDITASVPEKSLVYGKRSTGGRNNTGKMTVRYMGGGHKKKYRLIDFKREKDGVPAVVKTIEYDPNRSARIALLFYADGEKRYIIAPNGLQVGATLMSGAEAAPEVGNALPLANIPVGTVIHNIELRPGQGALLVRSAGNFAQLTSREGDYCVIKLPSGETRKVLSACKATVGAVGNSDHALEASGKAGRSRWLGRRPHNRGVVMNPHDHPMGGGEGRQSGGHPRSRKGLYAKGLKTRAPKKLSNKYIIERANKK from the coding sequence ATGGCAGTACGTAAATTAAAGCCCGTAACTCCGGGTCAAAGACACAAAATTATTGGCACGTTCGAGGATATTACTGCATCCGTGCCAGAGAAGTCTCTCGTTTACGGTAAGCGTTCTACCGGCGGTCGAAACAACACCGGTAAGATGACTGTTCGCTACATGGGTGGCGGTCACAAGAAGAAGTATCGTCTGATCGACTTCAAGCGAGAGAAAGATGGTGTACCTGCTGTAGTAAAGACAATCGAGTACGATCCTAACCGTTCAGCTCGCATTGCACTTCTTTTCTACGCAGATGGTGAAAAACGTTACATAATTGCTCCTAATGGACTGCAGGTTGGCGCAACACTGATGTCTGGTGCGGAGGCAGCGCCCGAGGTGGGTAATGCTCTTCCCCTTGCCAACATTCCCGTAGGTACGGTGATTCACAACATTGAGCTCCGTCCTGGTCAGGGTGCACTGCTCGTTCGTTCGGCTGGTAATTTTGCTCAGTTGACTTCTCGTGAAGGAGACTATTGCGTGATTAAGCTCCCTTCAGGTGAGACACGTAAGGTCCTCTCTGCTTGTAAGGCTACTGTAGGTGCTGTAGGCAACTCTGACCACGCGCTGGAGGCATCAGGTAAGGCTGGTCGCTCTCGCTGGTTGGGACGTCGTCCTCACAACCGTGGTGTTGTTATGAACCCCCACGATCACCCAATGGGTGGTGGTGAAGGCCGTCAGTCTGGTGGACACCCACGTTCACGTAAGGGTCTGTACGCTAAGGGTCTGAAGACACGTGCACCTAAGAAGCTTTCAAACAAGTACATTATTGAAAGAGCTAACAAGAAGTAA
- the rplW gene encoding 50S ribosomal protein L23: MAFIIKPLVTEKMTKITEKQPNRYGFIVRPEANKIEIKKEVEALYNVTVEDVNTVRYAGKRSQRYTKAGLVKGQKNAFKKAIVTLKEGEEIDFYSNID, from the coding sequence ATGGCATTTATTATAAAACCCCTGGTCACTGAGAAGATGACCAAGATTACGGAGAAGCAGCCTAACCGCTATGGCTTCATCGTACGTCCTGAGGCTAATAAGATTGAGATTAAGAAGGAAGTCGAGGCTCTTTATAACGTAACCGTTGAGGATGTCAACACGGTTCGCTACGCTGGTAAGCGCAGTCAGCGTTATACAAAGGCCGGTCTCGTGAAGGGACAGAAGAACGCCTTCAAGAAGGCTATTGTCACTCTGAAAGAGGGTGAGGAAATTGATTTTTACAGCAATATTGATTAA
- the rplD gene encoding 50S ribosomal protein L4, which produces MEVSVLNINGQETGRKVTLNEAIFGVEPNDHVIYLDVKQYMANQRQGNAKSKERSEISGSTRKLGRQKGGGGARHGDINSPLLRGGGRVFGPTPRDYGFKLNKKVKQLARKSALTYKAQENAVLVLEDFNFEAPKTKDFVNIAKNLKVDGKKLLFVLPEANKNVYLSARNLQKAEVIEAANVNTYKVLDADVLVITEKSLETIDGILNK; this is translated from the coding sequence ATGGAAGTTAGTGTATTGAATATCAACGGTCAGGAGACCGGAAGAAAGGTAACTCTGAATGAGGCTATCTTTGGTGTTGAGCCTAATGACCACGTCATTTATCTGGACGTTAAGCAGTATATGGCCAACCAGCGTCAGGGCAACGCTAAGTCAAAGGAGCGTAGCGAGATCTCTGGATCTACACGCAAACTGGGTCGTCAGAAGGGCGGCGGCGGTGCTCGTCATGGTGATATCAACTCTCCTCTGCTGCGTGGTGGTGGTCGCGTGTTCGGTCCTACACCTCGTGACTATGGCTTCAAGCTGAACAAGAAGGTTAAGCAGCTCGCTCGTAAGTCAGCTCTGACTTATAAGGCTCAGGAGAATGCTGTTCTCGTACTCGAGGACTTCAACTTTGAGGCTCCAAAGACTAAAGATTTTGTAAATATTGCTAAAAATCTGAAAGTCGATGGTAAGAAGTTGCTCTTCGTTTTGCCAGAAGCAAATAAAAACGTATATTTGTCGGCTCGCAACCTGCAGAAGGCTGAGGTGATCGAGGCTGCCAACGTGAATACCTACAAGGTACTCGACGCTGACGTTCTGGTTATCACCGAGAAGTCACTGGAGACAATCGACGGAATCTTAAACAAGTAA
- the rplC gene encoding 50S ribosomal protein L3: MPGLLGRKIGMTSVFSADGKNVPCTVIEVGPCVVTQVKTVEKDGYKAVQLGFGEAKEKNTTKPMMGVFKKAGTTPKAHLAEFKFEEDYNLGDTITVELFADAEFVDVVGTSKGKGFQGVVKRHGFGGVGQSTHGQDDRLRKPGSIGACSYPAKVFKGMRMGGHMGGDRVTTQNLKVLKVIPEHNLLLVKGSCAGCNGSTVLIEM; this comes from the coding sequence ATGCCAGGATTATTAGGAAGAAAAATCGGAATGACATCCGTTTTCAGTGCCGACGGTAAGAATGTACCGTGCACTGTTATCGAAGTTGGTCCTTGCGTTGTGACCCAGGTCAAGACAGTTGAGAAGGATGGCTACAAGGCTGTTCAGCTCGGTTTTGGCGAGGCAAAGGAGAAGAACACAACAAAGCCCATGATGGGTGTGTTCAAGAAGGCCGGCACAACACCTAAGGCCCACTTGGCCGAGTTCAAGTTTGAAGAGGACTACAACCTGGGTGACACCATCACCGTAGAGCTTTTCGCTGATGCAGAGTTCGTAGACGTTGTAGGTACTTCAAAAGGTAAAGGTTTTCAGGGTGTAGTTAAGCGCCACGGTTTCGGTGGTGTAGGTCAGAGCACTCACGGTCAGGACGACCGTCTGCGTAAGCCCGGTTCTATCGGTGCTTGTTCTTACCCCGCTAAGGTGTTCAAGGGTATGCGCATGGGTGGCCACATGGGTGGTGACCGCGTAACCACACAGAACCTGAAAGTATTAAAGGTGATTCCTGAGCACAACCTTCTGCTTGTGAAGGGTAGCTGCGCTGGATGCAATGGTTCAACTGTTTTAATCGAGATGTAA